The following DNA comes from Bathymodiolus thermophilus thioautotrophic gill symbiont.
ATTGTTGTTTAATGTGTGTTTGTTCCTTGGCGCTTTGAAAGCGTGACAAAGCGGCAATTTCAATTGGATATTTGATAAATCTGTCTTTAAAAGAGGTGTAATGCTGGTTTGCCAATAAAGTTGTTGGCACCAAAATAGCCACTTGTTTGCCCGCTTCTACTGCCAAAAATGCAGCACGCATGGCAATCTCAGTTTTACCAAAACCAACATCACCACAAACCAGTCTGTCCATTGGTTTTTGAGATTGCATATCTGCCAACACTTCGCCCATGGTTTTAAGTTGGTCTGGCGTTTCTTCAAAAGGAAAACTGGCCACAAAGGAGGAATAAGCGTCGTTCGGTTCAGGAAAAGCAAAACCACTTTGCGATTCACGCTTGGCATAGATTTCTAACAAATCGGCAGCAATGTCGTGCAGGGCCTCATGCGCCTTTTGCTTAGCCTTGCTCCACTGATTGGTACCAAGTTTATGCAATGGTGCAATATCGGGAGATGCGCCTGAATAACGAGAAATTAGGTTGAGCGAAGTCATTGGCACCATCAATTTTGAATGGTTGGCGTATTCTAGCATTAAGAAATCCTGTGCCAAACCATCAAAGGTTTGCGTTTTTAGCCCCAAATAACGCCCGACGCCATAACTTTCATGCACAATCGGGTCGCCAATTTGAATTTCCACCAAGGACTTAATCGCCTCGTCAAAATCCTTATGTTTGGCACGCCTGCGTCGCTGTTGCTTAACCACATCTGCACCGAACAAATCCACTTCGGTGATAATGGCAATATTCTCTGTTAGCAGCCCTTCGGTAAGTTCATCATTGGTAATGCAAAGACTTTGGCCACTGCTAAGAAAATCTTGCCAATGGGCAACAGGATGTGGATTGTGCTTGTGATTAATAAGCAAATCGCTCAATACACTTTGTCGCCCTTCAGACTCACAAACAATAAGGATTTTGCCATTAAATTTCTTTTCAAAAGCAAGGAACTTATCCAATGGATTCTTATTCTGCGCATTGATGGTCAGCGGCGGCAATAACTTGCTGATAAAATTCAATCTGCCTGCTTTTTCAGCAAGTTTGGAACTGCCAATAATAAGTTGTTGTCGTTGTTTAATTTGACCAAACAACTGATCTTTTTCAAGAAAAACTTGATGAATGGGCAAAGGCAGTCTATCAAGATTATTGCTTGCTTGCTGATGACGCGCATCAATTTCATCATAACTTGATTCCAAAAGCGCACCAAAGCCTTGACTGGTGGCAACAATGGTATCGCTTGGCAAATAGTCAAACAAGGTGCTGGTGTGGGTAAAAAATAATGAAAGATAAAATTCAATACCACTCGGCAACCGGGATTCACTAACTTCATCAAAAATAAAGCCGTTGCTATCGCCAAAAGTTTTAAGATAATTGCTTTTGAAAATTTCAATACTTTCTTGGTCAGTGGCAAACTCTCTTGCTGGTAACAAAAACACTTGTTCAACTTCTTCAATGGAGCGTTGCGTTGAAGCGTCAAAAATACGCATAGATTCAATTTCTTGGTCAAATAAATCTATGCGATAGGGCGAATTAGCACCCATTGGAAAAAGGTCAATAAGTGAGCCTTTCACGCTAAATTCACCATGCTCTCGAACCGTTGTCACTCGGTTATAGCCAATTTTTAACAAACGCTGAGAAAAAGTTTGTATCTCTAAACCGTCGCCATTTTTCAAATTAAAACTGTATTGCTTGCTAAACGCTATTGGGCATAATTTTTGTGACAACGATTCTAAAGTGGTAATAACAATGCCATGCTTAAGATTAGACAATTTAGACAAAGTATTAAGGCGGCTAGAAGTGATATCTGGGTGTGGAGAGAAATGATCAAAGGGCAACACTTCCCAATTGTCAAACCTCAAAATCTCCAACTCACTGCCATAAAAATTGAGGGATTTAAATAATTGCTCAAAATGGGTAATATCATTCGCCACCACCAGCACAACCTGATCTTGTGTTTTGGCAAATTCAATCAACGCCAAGGCCTGCGCACTACCGTAAAGCGACCCCCAATAAAATTTTTGCCCAGATTCGAAAGGAATTACACCTTGTGGATAAAGATATTGCATATTGCCCCTTAGAGACCTTTGTATAAATATGGGTGATTAGCAACATTCTGCCCACTTGGTGATTTCTTTAAACCTTGTCCTGCTAAGACTAAGGCTGGGTTTATCCTCCTAGAGAGCTGCTGGGTGTTGCTGGAAAAATTGCCAAGTGAATGAAAAGTGGATTTTTGATGATTGTTCATATTTACAAAGGCCTCCCTTATTTTTTTAAGATGCTAACGCCTTCTTTTTCTAACATTTTAGCCAGTTGAATAAGTGGCAAACCAACCATTGCATCAACATCATCTCCTTCTATACGCTCAAAAAGGCTGACACCTAAAGGTGTTTCAGACTTAAAGCCGCCTGCGCAATTATAAGGCTGTTCTTTTTGCAGATAGTCTTCAATTTTTTCAGCACTTAACACCTTGAAAAAAACCTTTGATGTGTGAATGTATGTTTGCATATTATTGGTATGGGCATTTAAAAGTGTCAAACTTGTTAAAAAAGTAACAACATTCCCCGAACTTTGCTCAAGTTGTCGGGTTGCATTTTTATGTGACTGTGGCTTGGTTAAAATCTCATCATCAACACCAGCACCGTCTGCAAGCGTTGCCACTTGATCTGAAGCGATAATAAGCCCACTGTGTGTCTTTGCCACTTCACGCGCTTTTTCCTGCGCCAAACGAAACACCAATTGCTTAGGCGTTTCATTGTCCCGCCTAGATTCATCAATTTCAGGCGACACGATATCAAAATCCAAACTTAATTTTTTAAGCAGTTTTTTTCTAAAAGGCGACGATGAGGCAAGAATTAATGACACAGCAAGTAAAGTATTTGTAAAATAGTATCATTTTACTTTATTTAAAACTTCCCCCTATGAGATTATCTATTATTGTAGCAATGGACGACAAGCAACTCATTGGCAAAAACAACGCCTTACCTTGGCACTTGCCAGCCGATTTAGGCTATTTTAAAAAAACCACCACTGGGAAAACAGTATTAATGGGACGCAAAACTTATGAATCAATTGGCAGACCATTGCCAAACCGTCGCAATGTAATCATAAGTCGCAATGCCAATTTTCAAGCCGATGGTTGCGAAGTTGTTACCAGTATTGGAGCCGCATTAAAACTCGCTAAGAATGACAACGAAGTTATGATAATGGGGGGCGCTTCATTCTACGAGCAAATACTGCCAAGCGTTGACAGGCTTTACATCACCCAAATTGAAGGTGAATTTGAAGGTGATGCTCATTTTCCAGCCTTTGATCGTAACAAATTTATTGAAACTTGCAGAGAATCACATGCAGCTGATGAAAAAAATCCCCACGCTTACCACTTTACCGTCTTAGACAGAAAATAGCCTGGTGCGTTGAATCTTAAAAACACAAGTAAGTGTTTTTAAAGTTCAACATAAAAAGAGGGGAACAAAAATGGTGCCGATGGCGAGAGTCGAACTCGCACGAGCGTAGCTCACTACCCCCTCAAGGTAGCGTGTCTACCAATTCCACCACATCGGCAAAAAAATAGTTGGACTTATTTAGAAATATCGTCTGCTTTAAGGTCAATCACTAACTCATCCTTTTTAGGGTCGCCAATCACCAACAACTTGCCTGCTTTAGAATCAATTGCTGGTTCGCCCTTTTTAGGGTTGTCAATCACTGGCTTGTCTGCCACCTTAGAATCAACCATTGGTACATCAACTGATGGCTCTAACTTTATGGGTACTTGATCTACAAGCACCTGATCCATCACACTTTGAGACTCTGTTGGTGCACTGGAAGCATCGCTTGTGGCTAAATATGCCAAAGTTAAACTGGTTAAAAAGAAACCAACAGCAACGCTGGTAGTTAATTTATAAATAAATGAATTGGCACCGCGTGCACCAAATACCGAACCTGATGCACCTGCGCCAAAGGCAGCGCCTGCATCAGCGCCCTTACCATGTTGCATTAAAATAAGCGCAATTAAACCCAGAGCTAGCAACACATGAACAATTAAAATA
Coding sequences within:
- the mfd gene encoding transcription-repair coupling factor — translated: MQYLYPQGVIPFESGQKFYWGSLYGSAQALALIEFAKTQDQVVLVVANDITHFEQLFKSLNFYGSELEILRFDNWEVLPFDHFSPHPDITSSRLNTLSKLSNLKHGIVITTLESLSQKLCPIAFSKQYSFNLKNGDGLEIQTFSQRLLKIGYNRVTTVREHGEFSVKGSLIDLFPMGANSPYRIDLFDQEIESMRIFDASTQRSIEEVEQVFLLPAREFATDQESIEIFKSNYLKTFGDSNGFIFDEVSESRLPSGIEFYLSLFFTHTSTLFDYLPSDTIVATSQGFGALLESSYDEIDARHQQASNNLDRLPLPIHQVFLEKDQLFGQIKQRQQLIIGSSKLAEKAGRLNFISKLLPPLTINAQNKNPLDKFLAFEKKFNGKILIVCESEGRQSVLSDLLINHKHNPHPVAHWQDFLSSGQSLCITNDELTEGLLTENIAIITEVDLFGADVVKQQRRRRAKHKDFDEAIKSLVEIQIGDPIVHESYGVGRYLGLKTQTFDGLAQDFLMLEYANHSKLMVPMTSLNLISRYSGASPDIAPLHKLGTNQWSKAKQKAHEALHDIAADLLEIYAKRESQSGFAFPEPNDAYSSFVASFPFEETPDQLKTMGEVLADMQSQKPMDRLVCGDVGFGKTEIAMRAAFLAVEAGKQVAILVPTTLLANQHYTSFKDRFIKYPIEIAALSRFQSAKEQTHIKQQLLEGRVDIVIGTHKLIHGSIKYKNLGLIVIDEEHRFGVKQKESLKKMRGESDILTMTATPIPRTLNMALGSLRELSIIATPPQGRSAIQTFVNEWDNNTIKEACSRELHRGGQIFVLHNDIDSIDNMAETLKSIIPNARVRIAHGQMPTRELEQIMSDFYHGRFQILVCTTIIETGIDIPNANTIIINNAQNFGLAQLHQLRGRVGRSHHRAYAYLVIKSHQSLSKNAKKRLEAVESLEELGAGFMLANHDLEIRGAGDLLGDNQSGKISEIGFNLYHDLLKRTIDAMRAGKKINANDPINPEIEIDTGIPCIIPDTYLGDVHERLVLYKRISNAKNNDELKDLQIEMIDRFGLLPDATKNLFSVTQLKLFSEKIGIDKISIYDDKAHLTFSNKTTIEPIKIINLVQTQPRNYQIKGQNQLILKHQMPEDGARIEWVENQLKELHSK
- the secG gene encoding preprotein translocase subunit SecG; translated protein: MSFQVILIVHVLLALGLIALILMQHGKGADAGAAFGAGASGSVFGARGANSFIYKLTTSVAVGFFLTSLTLAYLATSDASSAPTESQSVMDQVLVDQVPIKLEPSVDVPMVDSKVADKPVIDNPKKGEPAIDSKAGKLLVIGDPKKDELVIDLKADDISK
- a CDS encoding Maf family protein; protein product: MSLILASSSPFRKKLLKKLSLDFDIVSPEIDESRRDNETPKQLVFRLAQEKAREVAKTHSGLIIASDQVATLADGAGVDDEILTKPQSHKNATRQLEQSSGNVVTFLTSLTLLNAHTNNMQTYIHTSKVFFKVLSAEKIEDYLQKEQPYNCAGGFKSETPLGVSLFERIEGDDVDAMVGLPLIQLAKMLEKEGVSILKK
- the folA gene encoding type 3 dihydrofolate reductase — its product is MRLSIIVAMDDKQLIGKNNALPWHLPADLGYFKKTTTGKTVLMGRKTYESIGRPLPNRRNVIISRNANFQADGCEVVTSIGAALKLAKNDNEVMIMGGASFYEQILPSVDRLYITQIEGEFEGDAHFPAFDRNKFIETCRESHAADEKNPHAYHFTVLDRK